AAGTACAAAACCGTTGCTTTGGGTTCCTTGGCCGATGAAAGAATGAGTGCTTCTGAAAAGATTCCGGAGGTGACGAATCTTTGGAAGCGACATTGGAGGGTCAATGAGAAAGAGCCTGATATCTTCCTGACGGGATTGAAGAAGCTGGAGGTCGTTGAGGACCAAGAAAAAGACTGGACCAGAGTACTGGAGGAATTGGTCGTGTCCACTACGCAACATTGGCCTCTGGTCAAAGTTATGGCCTGGCAGTGTCTCTCTCTGCTCAAATCAAAGATCGACAATTTATCCACGGGCGATGGGTCAAAGTTTGAGactgaaattaaataatcaaagtcgatgataaatttatacgaACGTGCATTCAATGAGAATTCGGGTATAATATACTTTTAAGCAAGCGTAAAACAGTTTTCACCTTCTTCGACTGCATATCATCTGCTGCTACAATCAGTAATGGGGTCACCTTCACGGAGATGACCTTACGCAAACTCCATTCCAGCAAAGTGTGTAAAAGATACA
The Neodiprion fabricii isolate iyNeoFabr1 chromosome 1, iyNeoFabr1.1, whole genome shotgun sequence DNA segment above includes these coding regions:
- the LOC124187158 gene encoding uncharacterized protein LOC124187158 — protein: MLHSDHLDKTTIWEHHRLIILELCNASSVCTQVISYLISELKKLVLVVTEISEENVLSALDLHDKSYVIFHSLDVILRKYKTVALGSLADERMSASEKIPEVTNLWKRHWRVNEKEPDIFLTGLKKLEVVEDQEKDWTRVLEELVVSTTQHWPLVKVMAWQCLSLLKSKIDNLSTGDGSKFETEIK